The following DNA comes from Photobacterium sp. DA100.
CGGCCGAGTTGGTAGAAAAGAAGTCATTGGCCTGTTCCAAGTGTGAACATGCTTGGCGCACGCAAAGGGAAAACAATGACTGGCAACGATTTAGCCAGAATCTAAAAGAGGTCGTCGCATTGACAAGGCAAGAGGCACAGATTCGTGCTGAAGCGACTGGCCTAAGCCGTTATGACGCCCTACTCGATCTGTATGAGCCGGGTATGACAACCGTTGAGCTTGATGAGCTGTTCAGTGATGTGAAAAGCTGGTTGCCTGAGCTCATACAACAAATCATGGAACGGCAGAGCCAAGATATTATTATGCAGCCTGTTGGACCTTTTCCTGTCGAACAGCAGCAGGCGCTGAGCCACACTTTAATGGCTCGGCTGGGTTTTGACTTCAATCACGGCCGACTCGATAAGAGTATCCACCCTTTCTGCGGTGGCGTGCCAACCGATGTACGTATTACCACACGCTATGATGAATCCGATTTTACATCGGCACTGATGGGCGTTATCCATGAGACCGGTCACGCCCGTTACGAACAAGGCCTCCCGGAAATGTGGGCCGGCCTGCCCGCTGGCAAAGCCCGTTCAATGGGAGTTCATGAATCTCAAAGCCTGTTTTTTGAGATGCAATTGTCCAGAAGCGAGCTCTTTATCGATATTTTGGCACCGCTGGCCGCTGATATATTCCAACGCAATGATGACCCAGCGTTGTCCTCTGAAAATCTCACTTTGCTCAACACCCGAGTAAAACCCGGGCTTATTCGCGTTGACGCTGATGAAGCGACCTATCCGGCACATGTCATTCTGCGCTACGAGATCGAACGCGATCTGGTAGAGGGTAAAATTGAAGTCGAAGATATTCCCGAGCTGTGGGACAAAAAAATGTCCGAGTACTTGGGAATATCAACGAAGGGTAACTTCTCTGACGGTTGCATGCAGGACATCCATTGGACCATGGGAGCTTTTGGCTATTTCCCTTCTTATACCCTAGGTGCCATCTATGCAGCGCAGTTTATGGCGGCGATCAAAAAAGAAATGAATGTTGATAGCTTAATTCGTGAGCGCAACCTTCAACCAATCTTCAACTGGCTTGATCGCCATGTTTGGAAGCGTGCGTCGACAGTATCAACCGATCAGCTACTGATTGACGCAACCGGCGAAAGACTCAATGCCCAGTTCTTCAAGCAGCATTTAGAACAGCGCTACTTGAAATAACACCTTGTCTGATAATAAAAAGCCGCTAAACAATAGCGGCTTTTTTGTGCTGGTTGACCAATGTCTCAAGATTCACATCAAGCTCAGTTCAAGCACCGAATTGACTGAATCTCCATTCCATTTGTAGGTAAAGTGTCGGCTTTGGCACACCTTGGTTACCAGTACCGGTTTAAACAGCACATAACAGTCATGCCCCTGGTGGCGAACGGACTGATAGACAATGCCATCGCCTCTTGCCGATTTGACTTCGGTTGCCAACGCTTGCGAGTGGGCATAATTCGTCGGGTGGTACAGCGGCGAATCGAGCAGATGCCGTTCACGTAAATCCACCAAGTCAGCATTGAACCATGCATCGATGCAGCGCATCTGGATATCCTGCGCAGGCTCGTTAGTATAACCCATCACTCTTTCAATATGATGCACCGTCTCTTTGATTGCGGTATTCACTTCGGGTGACGCATAATAGCCGCCAAAATCAGAAGTATTGAATCTGGCACCATCGGGATTCACGTGGGTAAACGCTGCCATTACATAACTGCAATGAGGGATCCCTACCAACCTTTCTTCTGGATGAATACGGCCAAAATCTCCGGTTTCCTCTGCTAACCTGGGATTCGTAATTGCCTCAATCGCAAAAATAGCTTCCAGCTGCTCTGGCTCAGCCACGTCTTCATACAGGTTTATGGGTGGGTATTTAGATGGGATCAAACGATAACAAAGCTGTTCATAAAAAGACGACTTACCCATTTCTTCAATATTGATGTCCATCAAGATTGTCCACCACGCCATGCATTCAATCGCGATGCGACTTGGTACAAGTCAACCACTTTTCCCTGACACATAATTTCCATTGCCGAGCGGCCGGCAAAGAAAGGATGGTTATTGGGCTTTTGCACCCAATTATAAACACTCTCTTCTGCAGTAAACATAATACGTAGGCACTTATGAATGTTTAGTATATAACTCATTCTTTCCAAGAGGTCCTTTGACACTTTGGCAGACTCGGGATGAGTTCGATACTTATTCAGTGTTGAGCGGCTGGTTAAGCCAAGCAGAGCCATCTGCTGATTTTGGCTGCATGACCACTTATCAAGAATGTTGAATACAACTGGCAAAACGGTATTGCCCGCCTGTGCAAGTTGCTGGGATTGGGTTGCTTGCGCTGCATTCATCATCGTTACTCCACTTGTCCATATATGGGCAAAGTTAGCACAAAAGAACAAAAACAACCACCCGAGCTTGTTAGATGTTGTCTCGATTAGTGGCCAAGCGATAGCCAAAAAAATACCCAGCGAATGCTGGGTATCTCATTGAACAACTGTATCGGGTTAGCAATTAGGATTGCTT
Coding sequences within:
- a CDS encoding carboxypeptidase M32 — protein: MTFYQKLVHHNKKISRLEHLEAICSWDQAAMMPEGGNSARSEALAELAVIKHELSIAPFLGEWFGQAASEELDADETINLREMKRSWQQANVVPAELVEKKSLACSKCEHAWRTQRENNDWQRFSQNLKEVVALTRQEAQIRAEATGLSRYDALLDLYEPGMTTVELDELFSDVKSWLPELIQQIMERQSQDIIMQPVGPFPVEQQQALSHTLMARLGFDFNHGRLDKSIHPFCGGVPTDVRITTRYDESDFTSALMGVIHETGHARYEQGLPEMWAGLPAGKARSMGVHESQSLFFEMQLSRSELFIDILAPLAADIFQRNDDPALSSENLTLLNTRVKPGLIRVDADEATYPAHVILRYEIERDLVEGKIEVEDIPELWDKKMSEYLGISTKGNFSDGCMQDIHWTMGAFGYFPSYTLGAIYAAQFMAAIKKEMNVDSLIRERNLQPIFNWLDRHVWKRASTVSTDQLLIDATGERLNAQFFKQHLEQRYLK
- a CDS encoding RES family NAD+ phosphorylase, whose product is MDINIEEMGKSSFYEQLCYRLIPSKYPPINLYEDVAEPEQLEAIFAIEAITNPRLAEETGDFGRIHPEERLVGIPHCSYVMAAFTHVNPDGARFNTSDFGGYYASPEVNTAIKETVHHIERVMGYTNEPAQDIQMRCIDAWFNADLVDLRERHLLDSPLYHPTNYAHSQALATEVKSARGDGIVYQSVRHQGHDCYVLFKPVLVTKVCQSRHFTYKWNGDSVNSVLELSLM
- a CDS encoding MbcA/ParS/Xre antitoxin family protein; the encoded protein is MMNAAQATQSQQLAQAGNTVLPVVFNILDKWSCSQNQQMALLGLTSRSTLNKYRTHPESAKVSKDLLERMSYILNIHKCLRIMFTAEESVYNWVQKPNNHPFFAGRSAMEIMCQGKVVDLYQVASRLNAWRGGQS